A DNA window from Betaproteobacteria bacterium contains the following coding sequences:
- a CDS encoding PAS domain S-box protein: protein MTSLRSVLVAVALTLAAALAQWLAWEHIRPHALLFFYPAAFFSALAAGPMAGVLATALASILAFALFLPSTFASAPAATPFEAWVLVGTFSVTGVAFSLVAMRLRRLSGERARRESDTQLRQELERSEERYRIAFETSLDAVNITTLAEGRFLEANRAFLKGLGLKREEVIGKTGLELGLWRNLSDRDRLYEALHRDGVCRNLETQFQAKNGSTRWALMSATVTNVNGEVCVLSVTRDITVLKRSQNALKESEERYRITFETTQDAVIIADVPDGRIMDVNSAFVKASGFEREEVLGRTGTELGLWVDLADRERLFAALEKDGVCLGLEACFRAKDGHTGYWQVSGKFVELQGKRCLLTLSRDVTEAKAAREALDRSHQELETQVKARTADLVAVNARLSDTVFAMEAVGIGIHWSDARTGKFLYVNKHGASMLGYRVDEMLAMSVADVDPRVPREDFAGFNAWVREAGRAKFDTALRTRSGAFLPVEITLHHLAGADGADGRFIAFITDITHRKEAERALVEAKQAAEAASIAKSAFLANMSHEIRTPLNAITGMTHLIRRGGVSPEQDDRLQKIEIAGKHLMEIIDAILDLSKIEAGQFVLEETAIDLKSLFGNVMSILGDRARSKNLRLASELPAMSCDLLGDSTRLQQALLNYAGNAIKFTDAGHVTLRAAIERETDDSAWVRFEVEDSGIGIEPAAIPRLFSAFEQADNSTTRKYGGTGLGLAITKRISQLMQGDAGVKSTPGGGSTFWFTVKLRKNAPVPPEEAPAAAESAEKGLRQRHAGARVLVAEDEPINREIAQLILEDAGLLVDLVEDGAQAVDHASRNDYALIVMDMQMPVMNGLEATRAIRQLPDRGLLPIVAMTANAFAEDRARCMEAGMNDFVTKPVMPEQFYEVILKWLERRSCASA, encoded by the coding sequence ATGACTTCCCTACGCAGCGTTCTCGTGGCTGTCGCGTTGACTCTGGCAGCCGCCCTGGCACAGTGGCTGGCGTGGGAACACATCCGTCCTCACGCGCTGCTCTTCTTCTACCCCGCTGCGTTCTTCTCCGCTCTCGCCGCGGGCCCCATGGCGGGTGTCCTGGCGACGGCGCTCGCATCGATACTCGCGTTCGCGCTGTTCCTTCCCTCCACATTTGCCTCCGCACCTGCGGCCACACCCTTCGAAGCGTGGGTGCTGGTCGGAACCTTCTCCGTCACCGGCGTGGCGTTCTCGCTCGTGGCCATGCGCCTGCGACGTCTGTCGGGCGAGCGCGCGAGACGCGAGAGTGATACCCAGCTTCGCCAGGAGCTGGAGCGCAGCGAGGAGCGCTACCGGATCGCCTTCGAGACCTCGCTCGACGCCGTGAACATCACCACGCTCGCCGAGGGACGCTTCCTGGAGGCGAATCGGGCGTTTCTCAAGGGATTGGGACTCAAGCGGGAGGAAGTGATCGGCAAGACGGGCCTCGAACTGGGCCTATGGAGGAATCTTTCCGACCGCGACCGGCTCTACGAGGCGCTCCATCGGGACGGGGTCTGCCGGAATCTGGAAACGCAGTTCCAGGCCAAGAACGGCTCCACCCGATGGGCCCTCATGTCCGCGACCGTGACGAACGTGAACGGTGAAGTCTGCGTCCTCTCGGTCACTCGCGACATCACTGTCCTCAAGCGTTCACAGAATGCGCTGAAGGAAAGCGAGGAGCGCTACCGCATCACCTTCGAGACGACTCAGGACGCCGTGATCATCGCGGATGTGCCCGACGGCCGCATCATGGATGTCAACTCCGCTTTCGTGAAGGCGTCGGGTTTCGAGCGGGAGGAAGTACTGGGCCGCACCGGCACGGAACTCGGTCTGTGGGTGGATCTCGCGGACAGGGAGCGCCTCTTCGCAGCCCTCGAGAAGGACGGGGTGTGTCTCGGTCTGGAAGCGTGCTTCCGGGCCAAGGACGGTCACACGGGCTACTGGCAGGTCTCGGGCAAGTTCGTCGAACTGCAGGGGAAGCGTTGCCTCCTCACCCTGTCCCGCGACGTCACCGAGGCCAAGGCGGCGCGAGAGGCCCTGGACCGCAGTCATCAGGAACTCGAGACGCAGGTGAAAGCACGGACCGCGGATCTGGTGGCAGTCAACGCCCGCCTTTCCGACACCGTGTTCGCGATGGAGGCGGTAGGCATCGGCATCCACTGGAGCGATGCCCGCACGGGAAAGTTCCTCTACGTCAACAAGCACGGCGCCAGCATGCTGGGCTACCGGGTGGACGAGATGCTTGCGATGTCCGTGGCCGACGTGGACCCCAGGGTGCCGCGGGAAGACTTCGCCGGTTTCAACGCCTGGGTGCGCGAGGCAGGCCGCGCGAAGTTCGATACCGCGCTGCGCACCCGCTCGGGCGCGTTCCTCCCCGTGGAGATCACCTTGCACCATCTGGCCGGCGCCGACGGCGCCGACGGCAGGTTCATCGCCTTCATCACCGACATCACGCACCGCAAGGAAGCCGAACGCGCGCTGGTGGAGGCCAAACAGGCGGCCGAGGCTGCCAGCATCGCCAAGAGCGCCTTCCTGGCCAACATGAGCCACGAGATCCGCACGCCGCTCAACGCCATCACCGGGATGACGCACCTCATTCGCCGTGGGGGCGTCTCGCCGGAACAGGACGACCGCCTGCAGAAGATCGAGATCGCCGGCAAGCACCTCATGGAGATCATCGACGCGATCCTCGATCTGTCCAAGATCGAAGCCGGACAATTCGTCCTGGAAGAGACGGCGATCGACCTGAAGAGTCTCTTCGGCAACGTGATGTCGATCCTCGGCGACCGGGCGCGCAGCAAGAACCTGCGCCTGGCTTCGGAACTGCCCGCGATGTCCTGCGATCTGCTGGGCGATTCCACGCGACTGCAGCAAGCGCTGCTCAACTACGCGGGAAACGCCATCAAGTTCACGGATGCCGGCCACGTCACCCTGCGCGCGGCAATCGAACGGGAAACGGACGACTCTGCGTGGGTACGCTTCGAAGTGGAGGACTCGGGAATCGGCATAGAACCCGCGGCCATTCCGCGACTGTTCTCCGCATTCGAGCAGGCAGACAACAGCACGACCCGCAAGTACGGCGGCACGGGGCTTGGTCTGGCGATCACCAAACGTATTTCACAGCTCATGCAGGGGGATGCGGGCGTGAAAAGCACGCCAGGTGGAGGAAGCACGTTCTGGTTCACCGTGAAGCTGCGAAAGAACGCGCCGGTTCCGCCAGAGGAAGCTCCCGCAGCCGCCGAGAGCGCGGAGAAAGGACTGAGGCAGCGTCACGCGGGTGCGCGGGTGCTGGTGGCGGAGGACGAACCGATCAATCGCGAGATCGCCCAGCTGATTCTCGAAGACGCCGGCCTTCTGGTCGACCTGGTGGAAGATGGCGCTCAAGCCGTGGACCACGCTTCGCGCAACGACTACGCGCTCATCGTCATGGACATGCAGATGCCCGTCATGAACGGCCTGGAGGCCACGCGCGCCATCCGCCAGTTGCCGGACCGCGGCCTGCTCCCCATCGTGGCCATGACGGCGAATGCCTTTGCGGAGGATCGCGCCCGGTGCATGGAGGCCGGCATGAACGACTTCGTGACCAAGCCGGTGATGCCGGAGCAGTTCTACGAAGTGATCCTGAAGTGGCTGGAGAGGAGGAGTTGCGCGTCGGCGTGA
- a CDS encoding enoyl-CoA hydratase/isomerase family protein, whose product MPNIVEYQVQGHVGVITLHNPPVNALSVSKGLLQGVLDALKEGDHDPAVRVFLLIGGGKNFSGGADISEFGKPAPMGLANLRDVLFYMDTVTKPMVAAIAGPTMGGGLELALGAHYRCAITGAQIGLPEVKLGILPGAGGTQRLPRLIGAKTALEMIITGDPVSTEKAHELGIVDEIVTGDLRAAAVAFANKVSKEGRPIRRASALTAAVEGDVDAFFAAARQRIAKEYKGYPAPLVCMECVEAAVRKPFAEGIKFERDGFEKLVATAESKSLRHAFFSERAANKIKDVPDDTPVREIKSAAVIGAGTMGGGIAMNFANAGIPVKILEASQERLDKGLDIIRKNYAATVSKGRLTQEAMDKRMGLMSGVLSYDDIKDADIVVEAVFEEMDVKKDVFRKLDAVAKPGAILATNTSTLDIDQIAAVTSRPQDVIGLHFFSPANVMRLLEIVRGAKTANDVIATSMKLARTIKKVGVLVGVCDGFVGNRMVHAYFREAVFLLEEGALPQQVDRVMEEFGWAMGPFRVSDLAGLDIGWAIRKRQAATRDPNERYSRIGDLICERGRFGQKTGAGYYRYEAGNRSPIPDPEIEALIVQASKDAGIERRDISDQEILERCMYQLVNVGAQIVEEGIAQRASDVDIVYLYGYGFPRYRGGPMFYADTVGLPKVLEAVRGYHARYGAFWKPTALLEQLAEENGRFNG is encoded by the coding sequence ATGCCCAACATCGTCGAATACCAGGTTCAAGGCCACGTCGGGGTCATCACCCTCCACAATCCCCCGGTCAACGCGCTGTCCGTGAGCAAGGGGCTCCTCCAGGGTGTTCTCGATGCGCTCAAGGAAGGCGACCACGATCCCGCCGTACGGGTGTTCCTGCTGATCGGCGGCGGAAAGAATTTCTCCGGCGGGGCGGACATCTCCGAGTTCGGCAAGCCCGCCCCCATGGGGCTCGCGAACCTGCGCGACGTGCTCTTCTACATGGACACGGTCACCAAGCCCATGGTCGCGGCCATCGCCGGCCCGACGATGGGCGGTGGACTGGAACTGGCGCTCGGCGCGCACTACCGCTGCGCGATCACCGGCGCCCAGATCGGTCTGCCCGAAGTGAAGCTGGGCATCCTTCCCGGCGCGGGCGGGACCCAGCGCCTGCCCCGGCTGATCGGCGCCAAGACCGCACTGGAGATGATCATCACGGGCGATCCCGTCAGCACGGAAAAAGCCCACGAGTTGGGCATCGTCGACGAGATCGTCACCGGTGACCTGCGCGCCGCCGCGGTCGCGTTCGCGAACAAGGTCTCGAAGGAAGGCCGTCCGATCCGCCGCGCGAGTGCGCTGACGGCGGCCGTCGAAGGCGACGTGGATGCCTTCTTCGCCGCCGCCCGCCAGCGTATCGCCAAGGAATACAAAGGCTATCCCGCACCGCTCGTCTGCATGGAATGCGTCGAGGCCGCCGTCAGGAAGCCCTTCGCCGAGGGCATCAAGTTCGAGCGCGACGGCTTCGAGAAGCTGGTCGCGACCGCCGAATCGAAATCGCTGCGCCACGCGTTCTTCTCCGAGCGGGCCGCCAACAAGATCAAGGATGTCCCGGACGACACGCCGGTGCGCGAGATCAAGTCCGCGGCCGTGATCGGCGCGGGCACCATGGGCGGCGGCATCGCCATGAACTTCGCCAACGCCGGCATTCCCGTGAAGATCCTCGAGGCCTCGCAGGAGCGCCTGGACAAGGGTCTCGACATCATCCGCAAGAACTACGCGGCCACGGTGTCGAAGGGGCGCCTCACCCAGGAAGCCATGGACAAGCGCATGGGTCTGATGAGCGGTGTGCTGTCCTACGACGACATCAAGGATGCCGACATCGTCGTCGAAGCCGTGTTCGAGGAGATGGACGTCAAGAAGGACGTCTTCCGCAAGCTGGATGCCGTCGCGAAGCCGGGTGCGATCCTGGCCACGAACACCTCCACGCTGGACATCGACCAGATCGCCGCGGTGACGTCCCGCCCCCAGGACGTGATCGGCCTGCACTTCTTCAGCCCGGCCAACGTGATGCGCCTGCTCGAGATCGTGCGGGGTGCCAAGACCGCGAACGACGTCATCGCGACCAGCATGAAACTCGCCCGCACCATCAAGAAGGTCGGCGTTCTCGTGGGCGTGTGCGACGGCTTCGTCGGCAACCGCATGGTCCACGCCTATTTCCGCGAAGCCGTCTTCCTGCTGGAAGAAGGCGCGCTGCCGCAGCAGGTGGACCGCGTGATGGAGGAATTCGGCTGGGCCATGGGGCCGTTCCGCGTGAGCGATCTCGCCGGGCTGGACATCGGCTGGGCCATTCGCAAGCGCCAGGCCGCCACGCGGGATCCGAACGAGCGGTATTCGCGCATCGGCGATCTCATCTGCGAACGCGGCCGCTTCGGCCAGAAGACCGGCGCCGGCTACTACCGCTACGAAGCCGGCAACCGCTCGCCGATTCCCGATCCGGAAATCGAGGCGCTGATCGTCCAGGCCTCGAAGGACGCGGGCATCGAGCGGCGCGATATCAGCGACCAGGAAATTCTGGAACGCTGCATGTACCAACTCGTGAACGTGGGCGCGCAGATCGTGGAGGAAGGCATTGCCCAGCGTGCGAGCGACGTGGACATCGTTTACTTGTACGGGTACGGTTTTCCGCGCTACCGTGGCGGTCCGATGTTCTACGCCGACACTGTGGGATTGCCCAAGGTGCTGGAAGCGGTCCGGGGATATCACGCGCGGTACGGGGCCTTCTGGAAACCGACGGCGCTGCTGGAGCAGTTGGCGGAAGAGAACGGCAGGTTCAACGGCTGA
- a CDS encoding RES family NAD+ phosphorylase: MTLRVPQAETVDFDADLIRNIKGIRTSQDLFDDLSSSPADWTLAIAVEQESNAATHQALIHRPFDYGVAVAYVFDPSHWNASRFSDGRHYGVWYGSFELETTIHETVYHWHRFVMDSFPDHDRPITGERRICDVHCKAALVDLRGAEAEFPELVSRADYLHTQPLGAFYRSRGDSGLLVKSVRCDGVNAALFDPAALSNVRDRCFLTYRCNPALDLVDVERVPGRTLMSVRPSGLY, encoded by the coding sequence GTGACCCTGCGCGTTCCGCAGGCGGAAACCGTCGACTTCGACGCCGATCTGATCCGCAACATCAAGGGCATCCGGACCTCCCAGGATCTCTTCGACGACCTGTCTTCCTCGCCCGCCGACTGGACCCTCGCGATCGCCGTCGAGCAGGAATCCAACGCCGCCACGCACCAGGCGCTCATCCATCGCCCGTTCGACTACGGCGTCGCCGTGGCCTACGTCTTCGACCCGTCGCACTGGAACGCCAGCCGGTTCAGCGATGGCCGGCATTACGGCGTCTGGTACGGCTCGTTCGAACTGGAGACGACGATCCACGAGACCGTATATCACTGGCACCGGTTCGTGATGGACAGCTTCCCGGACCACGACCGCCCGATCACCGGCGAGCGCCGCATCTGCGACGTGCACTGCAAGGCCGCGCTGGTCGACCTGCGCGGCGCCGAAGCGGAATTCCCCGAACTGGTGAGCCGCGCGGACTACCTCCACACCCAGCCCCTGGGCGCGTTCTACCGTTCGCGGGGGGACAGCGGATTGCTGGTGAAGTCCGTCCGGTGCGATGGCGTCAATGCCGCGTTGTTCGATCCTGCCGCACTCTCGAACGTGCGGGACCGCTGCTTCCTCACGTACCGGTGCAATCCGGCGCTGGATCTGGTGGATGTGGAGCGTGTGCCAGGAAGGACCCTCATGAGCGTGCGACCGTCCGGGCTGTACTGA
- a CDS encoding DUF2384 domain-containing protein, with translation MVSRLLEHWRLPATEQAELLGLSAGNRSTLARYRRGEPLADSRDLLDRAGHLLGIHKSLRILFPHDRDLAYRWMSTPNRLLGARPVDIVIQHGFEGLLSIRRYLDHERGT, from the coding sequence ATGGTGAGCCGCCTGCTGGAACACTGGCGGCTTCCGGCGACCGAACAGGCGGAGCTTCTCGGGTTGTCGGCAGGCAACCGCTCGACCCTGGCTCGTTATCGCCGGGGTGAACCGCTGGCCGACAGCCGCGACCTGCTGGACCGCGCCGGTCATCTGCTGGGCATCCACAAGTCGCTGCGGATCCTCTTCCCGCATGACCGCGACCTCGCCTATCGCTGGATGAGTACGCCCAACCGTCTGCTGGGCGCCCGCCCCGTGGACATCGTGATCCAGCATGGCTTCGAAGGCCTGTTGTCGATCCGGCGCTATCTCGATCACGAGCGCGGGACGTGA
- a CDS encoding ABC transporter ATP-binding protein yields MLELSGVHSGYSGTEVLFGLNLTVTQGEVATLLGRNGMGKTTTLRTILGLLPCREGSIRFCGERIDGTSTEAIARAGIALVPEGRQIFPNLTVEENLVAFASNRHRAAGPWSASRVYALFPRLAERRGNMGNQLSGGEQQMLAIGRALMTNPKLLILDEATEGLAPLVREEIWQCLHTLRTQGQSILVIDKYVTRLIALAQHHTLIERGRVVWQGSSAELDADHTVWHRYLGGVNPVG; encoded by the coding sequence ATGCTGGAACTCTCCGGCGTCCACAGCGGCTACAGCGGCACGGAGGTGCTGTTCGGCCTCAATCTGACCGTCACCCAAGGCGAGGTCGCCACCCTGCTCGGCCGCAATGGCATGGGCAAGACGACGACGTTGCGCACGATTCTCGGCCTGCTGCCCTGCCGAGAGGGCAGCATCCGGTTCTGCGGCGAGCGCATCGACGGCACGTCCACGGAAGCCATCGCGCGCGCCGGCATCGCACTCGTGCCGGAGGGCCGGCAGATCTTTCCCAATCTGACCGTGGAGGAGAATCTTGTCGCCTTCGCCTCCAACCGCCACCGCGCGGCCGGGCCATGGTCGGCGTCCCGGGTCTACGCGCTGTTTCCGCGTCTGGCGGAGCGCAGGGGCAACATGGGCAACCAGCTTTCGGGGGGAGAGCAGCAGATGCTCGCCATCGGCCGCGCGCTGATGACCAACCCGAAGCTGCTCATCCTGGACGAGGCCACGGAGGGTCTCGCGCCGCTGGTGCGCGAAGAGATCTGGCAATGCCTGCACACGCTGCGCACCCAGGGACAGAGCATCCTGGTCATCGACAAGTACGTCACCCGTCTCATCGCGCTGGCCCAGCACCATACCCTCATCGAGCGTGGCCGGGTCGTATGGCAAGGTTCGTCGGCCGAGTTGGATGCGGACCACACCGTCTGGCACCGCTATCTCGGGGGTGTGAACCCGGTCGGATGA
- a CDS encoding ABC transporter ATP-binding protein has protein sequence MTEALRLDALVKRFGGLVATDHVTLSVAAGGIHALIGPNGAGKTTLIHQISGALRSDEGTVTLEGHDITALSMHERVRAGLARSYQLTSLFRRFSVADNLALAVQARTGSSFRFWRQARFDRAPLEEAARIAARIDLSDRLDVAAGALAHGEQRRLEIGLALATRPRVLLLDEPLAGLGPEESARMVTLVSALRGECTLLLVEHDMDAVFRLADRISVLVSGKIVATGTPAEIRTNAEVKRAYLGDELDEPAALGVPS, from the coding sequence GTGACTGAGGCGCTCCGGCTCGATGCCCTGGTGAAGCGCTTCGGCGGGCTCGTCGCCACCGACCACGTGACTCTTTCCGTAGCCGCCGGCGGAATCCACGCGCTGATCGGTCCGAACGGCGCCGGCAAGACCACCCTCATCCATCAGATTTCCGGGGCTCTCCGCTCGGACGAAGGCACAGTCACGTTGGAAGGCCACGACATCACGGCCCTGTCGATGCACGAGCGCGTCCGCGCGGGGCTCGCCCGCTCCTACCAGCTCACCAGCCTGTTTCGCCGCTTCAGCGTCGCCGACAATCTCGCACTGGCCGTGCAGGCTCGCACGGGATCGAGCTTCCGGTTCTGGCGTCAGGCGCGATTCGATCGGGCTCCGCTCGAGGAAGCCGCGCGGATCGCTGCCCGCATCGATCTGTCGGATCGCCTCGACGTCGCCGCCGGTGCGCTCGCCCATGGCGAGCAACGCCGGCTGGAAATAGGCCTGGCGCTGGCGACGCGGCCCCGCGTCCTGCTGCTTGACGAACCGCTTGCGGGCCTCGGCCCGGAGGAATCCGCCCGCATGGTGACCCTCGTTTCCGCCCTGCGCGGAGAATGCACCCTGCTGCTGGTGGAGCACGACATGGACGCCGTCTTCCGTCTGGCCGACCGCATCTCGGTGCTCGTGTCCGGGAAGATCGTGGCGACTGGCACACCCGCGGAGATTCGCACGAACGCCGAGGTGAAGCGTGCCTATCTGGGCGACGAGCTGGACGAGCCTGCGGCGCTCGGAGTGCCGTCGTGA